In one Oncorhynchus nerka isolate Pitt River linkage group LG7, Oner_Uvic_2.0, whole genome shotgun sequence genomic region, the following are encoded:
- the LOC115131444 gene encoding glycoprotein endo-alpha-1,2-mannosidase-like protein, with protein sequence MTRLRKKAFIALFLFTLFIFGTMMGLRTLNPSDGFSDLAPGMGEFVRERGGDHRRPVSNDMVVSPGQSHLASDTKVVFTKSDRDYSIFYDVQIFYYLWYGTPQMDGKYIHWDHVLVPHWDPKIAPSHAKGRHTPPEDIASSFFPELGPYSSRDPSVLESHMSQIEAAAAGVLVLSWYPPGIADNHGEPCEDLVPAVMDAAHRHSIKVAFHIQPYKGRTDLSMHDNIKYIIDKYGNHGAFYRFRSTTGRILPLFYVYDSYLTSPEAWADLLHPAGAHTIRGTPYDGVFLALVVEERHKHEILAGGFDGMYTYFASNGFSFGSSHQNWKAVKAFCDGNNLLFVPSAGPGYVDNAVRPWNNHNTRNRVNGRYYETSLQAALSVRPEIVTITSFNEWHEGTQIEKAVPRKTVSRLYLDYQPHRSDLYLELTRKWAEHFNKEKDKWLM encoded by the exons ATGACACGGCTGCGCAAGAAAGCTTTCATTGCACTTTTCTTATTCACTCTCTTCATCTTCGGGACCATGATGGGCCTCAGAACACTGAATCCCAGCGATGGCTTCTCAGACCTTGCCCCGGGGATGGGAGAGTTTGTGAGGGAAAGAGGAGGCGACCATCGACGGCCAGTCTCAAACGACATGGTAGTTTCCCCTGGTCAGTCCCATCTAGCCAGCGACACCAAAGTCGTCTTCACAAAATCCGACCGTGACTACAGTATATTCTACGACGTACAAATATTCTATTACCTGTGGTATGGCACCCCACAGATGGACGGTAAATATATTCACTGGGACCATGTTCTAGTGCCGCACTGGGACCCTAAGATCGCCCCCAGCCACGCCAAAGGAAGACATACTCCTCCAGAGGACATTGCGTCGAGTTTCTTCCCGGAGCTAGGACCATACAGTTCTAGAGACCCCTCCGTGCTGGAGTCACATATGTCGCAAATTGAAGCGGCTGCAGCAG GTGTACTGGTTCTGTCCTGGTATCCACCTGGCATTGCAGACAACCATGGTGAGCCATGTGAAGACCTGGTGCCTGCTGTCATGGACGCTGCCCACAGACACAGCATCAAG GTGGCGTTCCACATCCAGCCGTACAAGGGTCGGACCGACCTCAGCATGCATGATAACATCAAATACATAATTGACAA GTACGGGAACCACGGAGCCTTCTACCGCTTCAGGTCGACTACAGGGCGGATCCTTCCTCTGTTCTATGTCTACGACTCCTACCTGACCTCGCCTGAAGCCTGGGCCGACCTGCTCCACCCCGCCGGCGCCCACACCATCCGCGGCACGCCCTACGATGGTGTCTTCCTCGCCCTGGTCGTAGAGGAACGCCACAAACACGAAATCCTGGCCGGTGGCTTCGACGGCATGTATACATACTTCGCCTCCAACGGCTTCTCCTTCGGCTCCTCTCACCAGAACTGGAAGGCAGTTAAGGCCTTCTGTGATGGTAACAACCTGCTGTTTGTGCCCAGCGCCGGGCCAGGATACGTCGACAACGCAGTGAGGCCATGGAACAACCACAATACGAGGAACAGGGTCAACGGACGCTATTACGAGACTAGCCTGCAGGCGGCGTTGTCTGTGCGGCCGGAGATTGTGACCATCACGTCATTCAACGAGTGGCACGAGGGGACACAGATTGAGAAGGCGGTGCCTAGGAAGACGGTGTCGCGGCTGTATCTCGACTACCAGCCTCACCGGTCAGATCTGTACCTGGAACTCACCAGGAAGTGGGCCGAACACTTCAACAAGGAGAAAGACAAGTGGCTCATGTAG